A single genomic interval of Azospirillum sp. TSA2s harbors:
- a CDS encoding competence protein CoiA family protein produces the protein MPLLAFSTAGARFPAWSMTDAEWDALKATYRELGLAASCCSTPVVPVISSRGWRFFRHAPGTSCEHRESPEHIVAKTLAARAAEALGLTVTTEARGPDGRWRADVLVQHPVRGWSVAIEIQMSRCALDEIERRQAAYAADGVRGAWLIGFSLPDYEPNRDLPLFHLVPLRDGILAPWVDHGDGRQTSISDFVTLLLSRRVRLPEPAAHTLSLSAVASPSNCWKCFQNQMLLVSFVNAPLGIFAPKGWLLAKDLAKVPEIYAAYRQAVPMLLRSVPDLSVLRPPRHADAKPELQGYCPACDAPQSLHRLNQALLDPAHQRCWSLSDGQEWSLQERVRPRWEWPNTPEPI, from the coding sequence ATGCCCCTCCTCGCCTTCTCCACCGCTGGCGCTCGGTTCCCTGCCTGGTCCATGACCGACGCGGAGTGGGACGCGCTTAAAGCCACCTACCGGGAGCTTGGCCTAGCGGCCAGCTGCTGCTCCACCCCTGTCGTGCCAGTGATCAGTTCGCGCGGCTGGCGGTTTTTTCGTCACGCTCCCGGTACCAGCTGCGAACACCGAGAGTCACCTGAGCATATAGTCGCGAAGACGCTTGCCGCACGCGCAGCCGAAGCGCTCGGCCTGACCGTGACGACGGAAGCACGCGGACCTGATGGCCGCTGGCGGGCTGATGTCCTCGTGCAACATCCGGTGCGAGGGTGGAGCGTCGCTATTGAGATCCAGATGTCTCGCTGTGCCTTGGACGAGATCGAGCGCCGGCAAGCAGCCTACGCTGCCGACGGCGTGCGCGGCGCGTGGTTGATCGGCTTCAGCCTGCCGGACTACGAGCCCAATCGTGATCTGCCGCTATTCCACCTGGTTCCGCTGCGTGACGGGATCCTGGCACCATGGGTTGACCATGGCGATGGCCGGCAGACCTCCATCAGCGACTTCGTGACGTTGTTGCTGAGCCGTCGGGTGCGTTTGCCCGAGCCTGCCGCGCACACCCTATCGCTGTCGGCGGTTGCCTCCCCATCAAACTGCTGGAAGTGCTTTCAGAACCAAATGCTGCTGGTGAGCTTTGTGAACGCCCCCCTTGGCATTTTTGCCCCCAAGGGATGGCTCCTGGCAAAGGACCTGGCAAAGGTACCGGAAATCTATGCTGCCTACCGGCAGGCCGTGCCGATGCTTTTGCGGTCCGTTCCAGACTTGTCGGTGCTCCGCCCACCAAGGCACGCGGATGCAAAGCCCGAGCTCCAGGGCTACTGCCCGGCGTGCGATGCGCCGCAATCCCTCCACCGATTGAATCAGGCTCTGCTGGACCCGGCGCATCAGCGTTGCTGGTCGTTGTCGGATGGTCAGGAGTGGTCTCTGCAGGAGCGGGTTCGGCCGCGCTGGGAATGGCCGAACACACCGGAGCCGATATAG
- a CDS encoding helix-turn-helix domain-containing protein produces MEHASKQRVGLVPARYLNHPDVGVLELGVLTVLSIHADRTGLSWPSQTTIATTLKINRSTANSVLARLVSLGLVVKGQHPNPKIRVCTYQLPGHETLLDGFLGSLHHAVDEVPTTVADGDTEHPEHLHQESLSLGRASALEGDTDLGDDGTANRTVPTPPDPLDDGWTPSHADLSFATTARPDLSSEDVANVAQKFVGHYRGQPLPDPSSIFRCWIRKEIKRHDRSANHAAPGPASVYDTDRRAARRGGAVPAAAGQARFDAWARAALARRAGFPHLS; encoded by the coding sequence ATGGAACACGCTTCCAAGCAGAGGGTGGGGCTTGTGCCCGCACGTTACCTCAACCATCCCGATGTCGGAGTCCTTGAGCTTGGCGTCCTAACGGTCCTGTCCATCCATGCAGACCGCACCGGGCTGTCCTGGCCGTCGCAGACCACAATTGCGACCACGCTGAAGATCAACCGCTCGACGGCGAACAGCGTGCTGGCGAGGCTCGTCAGCTTGGGGCTGGTTGTGAAGGGCCAACATCCGAATCCGAAGATCCGGGTCTGCACCTACCAGCTCCCCGGACACGAGACGCTGTTGGACGGCTTCTTGGGCAGCCTCCACCATGCTGTCGACGAGGTGCCAACCACTGTTGCCGACGGCGACACAGAACACCCCGAACATCTCCATCAAGAATCTCTCTCTCTTGGGCGCGCGAGCGCGCTGGAGGGAGACACCGATCTTGGTGATGACGGCACAGCGAACCGGACCGTCCCAACGCCGCCAGACCCGCTAGACGACGGCTGGACCCCTTCGCATGCCGACCTGTCCTTTGCCACCACAGCTCGCCCGGATTTGAGTTCGGAAGACGTGGCGAACGTCGCCCAGAAGTTCGTCGGCCACTACCGCGGCCAGCCCCTGCCCGACCCCTCGTCCATCTTCCGCTGCTGGATCAGGAAGGAGATCAAGCGCCATGACCGTTCCGCCAATCATGCTGCCCCGGGCCCCGCATCCGTCTACGACACCGATCGGCGAGCGGCGAGGCGAGGTGGTGCCGTTCCAGCGGCTGCCGGCCAAGCCCGCTTTGACGCCTGGGCTCGAGCGGCTCTTGCGCGCCGAGCAGGTTTCCCTCACCTCAGCTGA